The DNA window taatttttaaaaaataaaaaaaatattattttaatatatttttaaataaaaattaattataaccaCACTTAAATAGACTAACCGACTCAGGACTCTGAATCTCAAAAAAAATCCTTGCCTCCAATCAAGTTTCTGGAGAGAGATGCAGCCAGCTGATAATAATCCTATCACCTAGTGCATCTAACGACAAAACAGAGATGCAAGAAAGCAACaaacattaattttgtttttatattttaaaagtattttaaaaataaattaaaatatttttatttttttaattacttcaaattaatattgttttgatgtttttaaattattgttatgtattaattttaaaatatttttttaaaaataaaaaatattattttaatatatttctaaataataaatactttaaaaaataataaaaactatactCCCAGACATCTTGAACCCAAACAggcttttaaaacaataataatactcaTATAAGAGTATGACGTAAGATCCAGTTTCCCTTACAAAGCAAATTCCCAAAGaagattcaaaatcaataaaaccatCTTTAAAACCCAATTCCAACATTCAGATTTTCCTAGCCTTCCGAGCAGTAACTTTCCTTTCACTTGCAAGCACAGATTTCTCGTAATTGTAAACAGGCAAAGGAGGCTTCTTGTTCTCTTTATTCATGCTCCTCAACATGTACCTTGAATTCTCATTTCTCTCCACACAGTAAGCAGCAGAAACAGATTTCCTCAAGCTCTCAAGCTTCTTCGAATCCCTCCTCTTTGAAGACTCAATAGTTACTCCAAGATTACAAGGAGTCTTCACCTCATTTCCTGtgtctcctttctttctcttcaacCTCTCATTTCTCCTAACAGAATACTCCTCATAAAACCTGCCTCTCTCAAACAAAGGGCTAGAATTTGCACTCAAACTTCGACCAACTCCACCATTACTTGACTCCCCATTTCCAAATTCACCGCGAGCCATCTTCGCTAGAGCACGTAACTCCCAGGATATTGATTGGTATTCAGGGCGGAGATCAGATTCTTCCATGTCCCATTTCCTGTTTGGTCTCTGAGATTTAGCTAAAGAACCTGACACAACCAAAAACTTTGttaaaaaacctttaaaccCAACAAACAACAACTGCAAACAAGAACTATAATAAACAACAAACCTACCAGGAGGAGTCTGTGAAGTGGTGGATTCAGATCGAATAGAACGGCGAGGACGCAGCCTGGTGGGCGATTTAGCAAGT is part of the Populus trichocarpa isolate Nisqually-1 chromosome 2, P.trichocarpa_v4.1, whole genome shotgun sequence genome and encodes:
- the LOC7474577 gene encoding uncharacterized protein LOC7474577, which produces MSRMKTVGKPPLAKSPTRLRPRRSIRSESTTSQTPPGSLAKSQRPNRKWDMEESDLRPEYQSISWELRALAKMARGEFGNGESSNGGVGRSLSANSSPLFERGRFYEEYSVRRNERLKRKKGDTGNEVKTPCNLGVTIESSKRRDSKKLESLRKSVSAAYCVERNENSRYMLRSMNKENKKPPLPVYNYEKSVLASERKVTARKARKI